The Zingiber officinale cultivar Zhangliang chromosome 2A, Zo_v1.1, whole genome shotgun sequence genomic sequence GAATCCAGAGAGCTTTGTTCTTGAATGTTTCTCATacgaaataaaaatatattcaagcTTTTTTTTATCTGTCGCAGTAAAGAAATATAAACAAACTATcaatttatatgtatatatatgtgatgcaaaATAACTTGGACCGAATAAGTAATAAGCATCTACCAGATTGTGTGAAACATCAGTCATGCAATAATAACCTTATCTCACTCAAGACAATAGCCTTTGCTTGTCTACTCCTACGACAATCATAATCGATAATCTTATCGAGTCACTGTATGCCGACTGTTTTTCCACATCATTTAAGCAACAATTAAGCCTTATAAGAGAACAATCCCTACGAGCAGATCGAATTTGCAATAGGAATCGAATGATACTGACCCAATCAGTTAAATCTTTTGGTCATCGCAACATCCGATAGCATAAAATTTCGAAGTCGCTTCATGAATAAATTTGGGTGCAGAAGTTCTTGAGATCACCATCACAAGGAAATGAAGAACAAGTTTATGGGCTGCAGAGGTTCTTTAGATCCTCTTCCTTGGCATAGAAGGTAGGGATGATCCTGGAAGCATAAGGATAGAGATCTTTGTACGAGTTCTTTATGGTGCCTTCTGCAACCCCAGTTGCAAGCGATATGTCTGTGAACCACAAAATTTTCATTGAGAATTCAACCAAGAAAAAAAGGTATCGAGGGAATAAAGGAAATCACAGTGGAAGATCTACATAATGAAACGAGAACCTTTGAGGGGTTTTTTTTCATCAGATAGCTGAGTTATCATGTAAATAATAGCTGCTGCAACTGAAATGGGACTCCTCCTGCACAAGTTCAGAAAATTGAAGCTTTGGAAGATAACACAATACTAAAATGAAAATAATGACAATCTGATTAATTATGGAGtaaagcacaaaaaaaaaatcaggaaTATAGGATAAACGATAAAATTTAACAATCTATTATTGCTAAGATGTGACCATGGAAGGCATCAACAATAATAAGTCTAAACTTTTTAGCagcaaaaaaaaaatcagattaaTTAAGCCATTCCGAATTAATATACCTTATGTCAAGTTCCTCTGATTTTTGAACTGCTTCCTGAGCTGCTTTAACTGCTTGATTTGTCATGCCAAGATGTGAACAGAATCGTCTCTGAGAGACATAACGAgcagaaatagaaaaataaatagtGATAAAAATGTTATGTAGTTAAGAATAGAGCAAAGACTAACCAAGAAATCTCCAGCATGAATTGTGCCCATCTCCATAGATTGTCCCATCTCAACTTCAAGTTGTTTAACAATGAACTCTTTGGCCCGACCTATTTCCTTCTTTGTAGCTCCATTAGCAACCGAACAAATCTCTAAACGAATGGTAAATATCTTATCAGTAATGTCTAGCAATTTGTAGTGGAAGGAAACAAGAATGCACAAAGAAACTGGAAAAATAGCCTCACACCTTTGACAGTTCGAGGTTTGTCCTCCTGGCGGCAAGCAATGTATAGACAAGCAGCTAAAATTGCATCTTGATTTCGTCCCTTGACAGACTTCAAATCTTCCACCTTCTTATATATTTCATTGGCTCGGTCCTTAAAAAGGAAGGAGAAAACAATGAGCTGAGCAAGAACTGAGAGAACATGCTTGTCACGTTATCACACTTTGCAACCATTGATGTTGGAGATGGTATATAGATATCATTTGACAATGCACAGGTAAACTAAACTATCAGCTGAAAACACAAATAATTGAACTTCTGGTTCTAGGAGGTGATATGGCAGGATCTGAAAAGGTATATGCACAAcaaatcgaaaaacatattcacgGCTTGTGTTTTTCTATTGATGTAACAAAATATAGCCATTTTTCTTCGCATTTTCAGATTTCAATGATTAGCATGTGTGTGGTCTTAAGCAGTAGGTGCCAGTGGTGCCAAAGTTCTGAAGCTCTATAAAGCCTTTTTAGTAACGGTATAAATTGGTCACATTACAAGAAAGatagataatatattttttatgtttcACTCAATATAAATTAGGCAGAAGCCTCAAAAAGGCCCTTAATTTTTCCAAATGCCCTAACAAGGCCCCATCTCTTCAAATATCCTATTAGGACATCATTTCAATGTCTTCTCAAAGATAACCTTGGATGTAATCTCCCTGTTGCTTGAGCCAACCAAAGCTCGTCAAAGTTGATCCTTGATTGGCAGACCTTGTTGGAGTTGATTATTGAACACTGGACAGACTCATCAGCAAGTTGACCACTGACCAAACATATCAACCCAATCTCGCTAAAGATCATAACTGGCCCTTGCTGAAATTTCAACTCTTATGCTGTCTATGCTATATTTACTTTTTGGTgagggaaaggaaaaaaaaaaagaaaggaaatcAATTCCTTCACTGAATCCTTCTGTCTCTCCTAGGTGACCACTTCCCTGTGACACAGCATGTAGCCTCTGCTGCTCCAATGACGGTGCCACCATCAACAGCCCTAGCGCCTGCCATCTTCAACAGCATGTGGCGTCGGTTCCAGTGACAGCAATGCCGCCTTCAACAGCCCCCAATTCAACCTTTGACAGCATGGGTGTCTGCTCTAGCGACAAGGACAACCTTCAACATCCTCCATGGCCACCTTTGACAGTGCACAATGTCTGTTCCAGTGATGGTATCACCTTCAACAGCCTACAGTGTCACCTTTGTCAGCAAGCAACGTCTGCTCCCTGGTCCCAGCCAGCTTGGTACGACCTATCAACAGAGAAGTGGTCATCGAGGCTCCCCACCAAGTTGCTCATCTTCATCACTTGGGATTCACCAGATTTTCGCAGGACAAAACTTGTGCAACTTCTgctgatttaaaatcaatttgtCCAAGTGACTAGAGCATTAAGGTTATGCTAATTAGAGGGAGGGAAATAGAAGGGGAGGGAGGTCGAGGGAGTGGAAAGAAGAGGGGGCCTAAAAGGCATTTATTTGGATGATTGCATGTAAGGGTGGATTCTTCACATGAAGACTCTTTCATTTACATGAGGGGAAAGGAAGATGAAAAGAAAACCAAATATCTAAAAACATCCTCATTTGAACCCAACCCCTCAACCATCTCTCATCACTGTCATTTCCCACCCTGCTCCAGCAAAAGACTACTTTGAGAAAAATATGGTTCAGCATTATTCTAGTTCAAAAAATATGCAATGTTAAAAATGTTGGTGATGTCTACATATGAGAATGAAAATCAATGGCTAACTAATTGATACAAGATCATGATTTGAGCAAAACAAGGCTTTCTAAGATCCTAGTGTCAAAAATAAAGATACAATGGAATGCCTTTGTGACATAAAAATTAATGATGTTTTAACTAATATATGGTTCTAGACTTCActaatgcatgaaatatatgagaaATGTCATTAATAGTTTGATGGCATATATACACACATATGAATGGAAGCAAATAGATACCTCTGGAAGGAATTACGTTTTGAAAAAGAAAGATAATGTTTACATATAACCATATTGTATTGGTGTAGTTCTAAATATACTTATATGAATTAAGTGGCCAAGTTGGTAGCCTAGTTTTGCTTCTCAAAAGTTCAATGGTTCAAATCTCCAcaaggataaaaaatttaaattttattttaaaaaaatgcctGACAATAGCCAGTGAAACTCTTGTAAAATTTGATCGGCTCCAGAAGCTCACGATCAACTTTGGCAAGGTTCTGGCCTACTATCAGCAATCAACTCCAATGAGATCCACTAGCTACCAGTCAACTTAAGTGAGTTTACAATGAAGGTTAAAGGtaattttaaggaaaaaaaaaataaaaaggtcaACCAATATAACTTCATGGCAATAAAGAACCTAAAATGATCATTTCCTTCTGACAAAATAAATTGGCAATGCATAGAGAGACAAATGGTACTGGGAAAAGAATATCAGCGAAGAAGATTGTGGCCAATAGAACAAGTTGGCATGACATCCACATCTCGAATTAAACATCAAAAAAAATTGGAAGATCTAAAATTTTCCACTTGTTTCTTTCACGAATCAAAAAGATTAGACACAAATAAAATGAATTTTCAAGtgaaaaagtaaataaaaaatattaaaatatgtaATGGAAAATTATTTACCTTTATAGTGGCGACAAGACCCAACCTGGAAAAGGAAAACCAAATCACGACTTGCTTCAGCAATCATTCTACCCATGTAAATAGAGGTTCAAAAAAATGGCAATGCAATTGAATGCTAATTGCAACTGAgcatcaaaatttcaaaaattaaacatATCTAGCCATACAATCTAAGCGAAAGTGCTAGACTGAGTAAATTGTGAATATATATGTCACATTCTTGAGATCATTTTTAAGCATCTACATAATTCATCAGCCACAGATAATAATAGTTTTGAGGTAGGCAAAGAGGAGGAAGGAACAAGGTGCATGCtaatatgtaggcaaatgtgaaATGTGTATCAAGACACAAGCTCAACATTGTGAATATTGAAGCGACAGTAATGAGTCTACATATCTGGCCATATCTTTTTTTCTAATTAACAAGAGGTCTGGCTACCCTATCATTTGAAACataagatgttttttttttaattatgtggAGTGTGGACATGACAATCCTTCTATAGTCGCCCAACCATGACCCTTAACCAACTTTCCTCGCAAGAATTTACAacaaattattttctatttaaattaATGATCCACCTTTCTATCATCAGAAAGTTATTCACATAAGCATTTGCCACTCATGAGATCCCCACTGATGGGATCGGAGCCCCAGGATCTACTATTAGTGATTCACCTTTCTATCATCAAAAACTATTCAGATAAGAG encodes the following:
- the LOC122043018 gene encoding transcription initiation factor IIB-like, which encodes MGDAYCSDCKKSTEVVFDHSAGDTVCSECGLVLEAHSIDETSEWRTFANESGDNDPVRVGGPSNPLLADGGLSTVISKPNGAQGDFLSSSLGRWQNRGSNPDRTLILAFKTIATMADRLGLVATIKDRANEIYKKVEDLKSVKGRNQDAILAACLYIACRQEDKPRTVKEICSVANGATKKEIGRAKEFIVKQLEVEMGQSMEMGTIHAGDFLRRFCSHLGMTNQAVKAAQEAVQKSEELDIRRSPISVAAAIIYMITQLSDEKKPLKDISLATGVAEGTIKNSYKDLYPYASRIIPTFYAKEEDLKNLCSP